tcgtattaataataataataaactataaattaaaataaataaaatcgttaattatcgtacttttaatactatattttacttctatatatctttctataataatagattattattaataattataaaaaaaaggtttacgtcgtttacctttttttttaaatttattaaagtaattatacgccttattaacttatacttagttttacaatacgaattcctcttttataatcgttattattaaaatttcgTATAGTTTTCGTAactataattacgttaataataccccttacttataaaaaagcttattaattatttttataattcctaagcttatacttacgaactatttatttagttagtaactaaagttatttataattttataaaataggggttatttttatagcccctttttttataaaccttagttaaatagattaataccgcgttaattcacttattattaagctaattcgtaattttatatatttatatcccctaataatccgggttaatatttatttatttataaaagattaggattttatttaaaattaggttttatctttttttattttattttaatttactaagggtcgtactctagtttatacttatattagtaattattaatatatttaattttaataaggatatatttaatccgtatACTAGCCgtagtaaatttatacttttagtacttaacgaatttattaaagtttaagagattcttacttctttttattatctcgttactactctcgtttttattatttttagtaattattattacctttttaaattattaattattatacttattaagatcctcctttttaattagtataaaaaaataagttttaataattcctttttttaataatagcggtagacgtttatattactataagaaaatataataattagtcttaagatctttattaattactaatttctattattttatatatttttagcttcttaagcctcgtactttacgtaatctctaaataacttccttttttaacctatcccttttaaaatagtattttataaaaataattaaaaataaacgctaagtagctcgttaaaaaagctatataagttattaaatatagttaataaaattaagccctcttttttataagcttataaacgttaaggacttattaaaaatacttacttattacttatacttagtaaggctagatactttaaaaatcttttttttatagcttcttaataccctattttatattttttaaatagtcttttttataacttaattataattaagtaattatcgtttattagtaatcccttatattacttagttaattttttaaaattagtaatctcgtattaagagctagtataaaaaggagctttttaataactttttagagaattcttttttttttttaatccttatttctttaacctttttttaaattaataataactttaataagaggttataaaactattttaaaatagccgctttttttttaagttaatctctaagatccgtaatatttttaacttaatattattaaaacctctaaatcccctcctcttttattaaaccgtcccttatattatatttttaaataatacttagggagtAGTTAAGAGGGCTACGAAAAAattatttagattataagcttaaaatcgtatttataaaatcctcgtaataatagactttttaatatattataaatctcttagcttaataactcttataaagttatttttattactaaataaaaatatttatatttaaaaatccctttttttaattacgtaatactcttttatactatattattaagctcgtttattatactaattaattaaataagtagttattatataagtatatttttttactaatttaactaattaatttctaagtataagccgaTTACGAAaaggttatttaataaaaaaagctacttaggataataataaaagactaattacttaaatagttctattaattaatataatttaatataataaacgttaacttcttataaataataagggattataattacttaattccgtataatatttaaaaatcgcctcttttttcgtctacttttataaagttaattagtataaatctcttatcctatataatattaaaaagtcgtctcttctatatagtaaaatactttactaatttataataataaaacttaattgctaattagtattagtattcttattataaagtagttagttcgaactatagttaataaagagattaattaaattatataaatatttacgtaataagtataaaaaagaggttctaaccgtaggttaggctagctatgataatcgtaaatagggcccccaattagcccctgcgcagtcggccgtataccacggtcgaattagacttccaatCTAACACCCAGTTATAGCATATTTTCGACGTCGAATCCCCTCATCTAGTCGAATCTGACGACAAACGAATCACGCATGAAGAGGTCACCACATTTAACTGGAGGAAGTTTCTTAGGCAGAAGCCATACACTGCGGCCTATGCCATATTCTTTGACGGTGAAGTTGCGAAATACGGCGGCGACTGGAAAAAGGTTGTAGAAGACTATGTCTGGGCTGGACATGAACCGATTATCAATGGGTTCTCTGGAGGGCGTAAGTCTTCCGTTCTCTAGGCTTTGTCTCATCACGCCCGGTGATACATCTGGTTTTAACTAACTTTTCATCATCGCAGTCGGTCACCCTTTCATTCATCTTGCATACGCATACGAGTTTGATGACGAAAAGGTCGCCACGGAAGCCTTGAGTATGGGTTGCACGGAGTACGATCCGACTCACGAGATTCTGGATAACCCTCCACCAGACACGTCAACTTACAAGACCAAAAGCATCAAGGAAGTTTTGGGTCGTATCCGTGCCGACAAGAGATTCGATGGCTACGTCAATTCCCCGGGGTTCGTGAACCTCTTCACACTTCTCGGCAGATTCAAATTTGAAGTAATCGAACACTGGCACGCGTGGGTCGTCGAGGATCCAGACTCACAGCTCGGGGACTGCGCCAAGATGGCAGCGGGGCTGTTCATGGAAACGCGCAATAATGAGGAGGGCATGTTCGATTTCTTCGTGGCTCACATTTTGACTTTTGCACATGCTTTGCGTATTCTTCTGCCGCTCTGGTCGCATGAGCAGAAGGTTTCGGTGATGAGACAATACGGCCTCTATGCGATGATGGTTTACATCGCACAGCTTCGACCGGGCCTCGACTGGGATGAAGAAGGTCTGTCAAAGGGTGGCGAGACACCTGCATGGGACACAATTTTCAACAACTCATTGAACAGCAAGTGGATGACTGACGTGCACTTCCCGAAGGTCGTCAGAGGTATGAAGGTGGTCGAAGAGACTTGGGGGGCTTCAGGCGGACTGTATCAACGAGCTGCCGACGTGTTTGTGAATGAGTTTAACGGATGGGGAGGATATGGGGTCGGTGTCGAGGCTGCCTTTGGGCTTACTGGTGTTGCTTAGCTGTGTTTCCCCCCCAGGCTCTGCGTCCTTTGGTCGGCAGTTGAGCAAGCAAGTCGTAGCTAGTGGTCAAATAACAATAGGAGCGTGAACAGTATTGCGGTGATAAGACTGAGTGTTTCAAGTGAGAGGTGAGTGAGTTAAGTGAAGTGAAGTGAGAGAAGTGAGATGAACGATTGAGGAAGAGTGAGATGAGGTAAGCTCAATCAACATGAGGAGGTGCGCCCGTTGAAGTTTAATTTCAAGTGAGCAAGCCCGACTGCCGGACCTTGTCCCTCTCTGTCTCTTAGCATTGCACCGCCCGTCTCGAATAGCGCGAAACAAGGCACATCAATCAACAATGTACGTACTTGGTTTAGGGGACCAGGTATGTCAAGCGCGCAGTCGAGTGCCGTCATCTGACGCTGTCGCTGTCGCTGTCGCTCTCGACGTCCTCTTGGCACATCAACAACGATCACGACCATCCTGTTCCTAATGCATCCTGTGTACATCGACATATTTCCATCGACAACCTCTCCAAGTCTCTAGAAATCCTCGCATGAGTTCCAGCAGCTCCCTCGAGCGGTGGCTTGCGCGCTTCTCGGGTCGCTTGCGTCGCTATTTACCACCTCTAAACTTCATCACCATTCATTATGCCTACTTCATCCTCGTCTGTCTCATCACGTCCGTCATCTTCTGGGGCTCATCCGATCCTGCGTTCTCGGTCAGCTACACCGATAGCCTCTTCCTCGTTGTGTCTGCCATGACCGAGGCGGGCCTCAATACCGTCAACCTCAGCCAACTGACGGCCTGGCAACAAACACTCCCGTTTTTCCTACTGCTCTTGGGCAGTACCATTTGGGTCTCCATCTGGACCGTCTTGGCCCGCAAACATGTATTTGAGAAGCGCTTCGATGAAATAGTCCGAGCAGAGCGCGCGCGTAAACTCAGTCGTCAGGGCAGTACCATATCGCTAGGTTTGCCGCGACTACCTCTCGACTTGCCCAGGCTGCAGATGGCATTCTCCTTTGGTAAATCGCAGTCAGCACCGCCTCCTCCAGGCCAGTCTCTCAGAGCTACAAAGACTGCCGAGTCGGAGAAGGGCGAAACTCGGGCAGACAACAAACGAGCGGACGATGCAGAAGCCTCGCCCAAAGACCGCCACCGGCCTACACTCGAGGATGCACCTGAGGATGTGCCCGGAAGCACCCAGGAGGTGACGGACTCGCAGGCACCGGGCCACATTACCTTTGACGATGCACCGCACCCCAATGTCGCCGACAACCAAGCCACCTCGACGGGAGTCTCTCTTCCTGGCAACCCGAATGGACCGGCGCGTCCACTGAGAAGGCCCTACAATGCTTCAGTAGATCTGACTACTGCCGACGCGGACGCTCGCAACTTCTTGAAACATCGTACAGCTAGTCGCCACGGTCAGTTCCATGACCTAAGCAGCGATGAACGCGATCATCTCGGCGGCTGCGAATACCGTGCCCTCAAGGTCCTAGCCATGTTGGTGCCAACCTACTTCTTCCTGTGGCAGGTTCTGGCATCCCTTGCCCTTGGAGCCTGGATGAACAACTACATGCCCGATACGGCAAGGGCTAACGGTATCAATCCGTGGTGGCTCGGTATCTTCAACGCCGTTTCTGCCTTCAATAATTCGGGCATGTCGCTCCTGGACGCCAACATGATTCCTTTCCAACAGGCGCCGTACGTTCTCATCACAATGGGTCTCCTAATACTGGCAGGCAATACCGCGTACCCTCTCTTCCTTCGTCTCATCATTTGGTCCTCTCTCCGCATCCTGAACCTGACCACGCGAGAAGACGCTTTCATCGACCTAAAAGCTACCCTAGCGTTTATTTTGAAATACCCTCGCCGAGTTTACACCAATCTCTTCCCTTCTCGACCCTCTTGGTGGCTTTTGTTTATGTTGATCTCACTCAACTCTGTGGACTGGGTGGCCTTTGAGGTTCTCAACATTGGAAATTCTGTCATCGAGAAGATACCCACAGGCTACCGGGTGCTCAATGGTCTCTTTCAAGCACTTGGTAAGCCTTCAAATTGTTCTTCTTTTGGATCATCACCATTTCAAGCAGGAGGAGGCTAATATACCGGCTAGCTGTGCGGTCCGGAGGTTTCTACGTCGTCCCTATCTCAGGCCTCTTCATCGGCTTACAGCTACTCTACGTTATAATGATGTACATCTCGGTCTACCCCGTCGTCATCACCATGCGCCATTCCAACATTTACGAGGAGCGATCACTCGGCATATACAGCGACGACATAGACACCGCATCCGAGATCGACCCTGAGGTGGCCGATCCCTTGCTCCCTACAGGCAGTCGACCTCCGACACTGACACGCACTACTAGCATTGGCGCGGCTTCCGCCCGACCTTCTGTCTTGGCACGTCGACTGAGCCGTTCGGGCCCGGTCATCGAAGCTCGTCGCGTGTTCAAGAGCACCTTCATGAGCTTTCACGGTGTTGGTGTTGTGCCACCGAAAGGACCGGGACTTAGGCAGAGCGCCGCCGAGCAGGGCGAGAGTCGCGTCAGTTTCATCAGCCACCAGATTCGTGGACAGCTTGCCCATGATCTGTGGTGGTTGGTTCTCGCTGTTTTGATCATCACCATCATCGAGACGTCAAAATTCATCCAAGATCCCGTGACGTTTTCGGTCTTTAACATCATATTCGAGGTCGTCTCAGCATACGGTACGGTCGGAATATCAGTCGGCATACCAACTGATGCGTACAGCTTCTGCGGCGCCTGGCACGTCGGAAGCAAGCTCGTTCTGTGCCTGGTGATGTTACGTGGCAGGCATCGAGGGCTGCCAGTTGCGCTGGACCACGCGGTGCGACTTCCAGGACGGCAGCTCCATCGGTATGAAGAGGAGGACCATCAGATACGGAGGAGCAGGACAATCGAGCTGGAACGGTAGAATTACATGTAGATTGCCTCAAGGCACGTTTATTAGACATTTTGAAAAGAATCATTCCATTGCCAATAGCTCAAAGATTGATGCTGTCTACACGTAAAAGTGCTCTGAATGGGATCTATAATGTTAACGCTACCAGGTGAAGATGCAGTATAAAATGATAGACTGATCAGGAACACGAGAACTCGCTTCAAGTAATGCAACCAACGAAGAGCATACGATGCGATGATTCAAACATAGACCGAATGCGCCAACCACTCTAACGCACTGGGTGAGATGCGATGTAATGCAATGCGATAATAGGGAACAAGAGACGTGAACACCGAATAAATAGAAAAAGCAAAGTGGCAGAGATTGAGAGGAAAGATATTTTAACGTCATCTCGAAGTTGCCACGGTGATTTGAAGTTTGGCCTATTCTATCATGCGGGCAAAGAAACGCTGCGGCGAAAGAATCGGTCGTACGTCGATTTTCCGAGCTTGGCGATGGGCACGCTTATACCGTGAATCACCTACACAACGTCAGTATATGGACTCCAAAAAGATATTCAGCTGTCGAGAACTCTCGAAAAGTAGTATCACTCACAATGCTGCAGATGATCAAGAACCAGATGGTGACAAGCATGGTTTCGCCCAGCTGCTTCGCGTCCGCTCGCTGGCCGTCGTCATCCGTCAGAGTCTCCAGGAACTCGAGGCCGACGTAAAGATAAAAGATGGCAGAAACACCAATGGGACCAAAGTACCCAACAAAAAGCGCCTGTCGTGAACCCCGGATCTGGCGGATGTACCGGTGCAAGCCGAGTATGACGGGAAGACGTCTCAGCAGCAAGACAAGAATACCGAGTGCGACCAAACGACCGGGACTAATCAGCTCAGAGTTCCAGAAGCTCTCCCACGGACACACAGCTCCCAGCCACATGAAGATGGCCATGTTGAGCATCATGTCGACGGCGGGCTGCACGGGATCCTCGACCGTCTCCAGACGGAACCAGTCGTTCCAGGTGAAGACGTTGCCTGCGATGAAGCACGCTAGTACGTCGTCGCTGCCAACCATACCGCACGTGCCGAGGATGAAGATGGCCATGCCGAtggggaagaggaggaagcaTTCCCGCTCCACGTACTTGCGTCGCTCGGCCCAGTGGAGCAATCTCTGCGCGAGCAGGCCGACGACCCATCCATAGAAGACGCTCATGAGCACGACGTAGACGCACGTCTGGCCGAAGAAGAGGCTCAGCGCGGCACCGAAACCGCCCTCGCTCGAGGCTGGGTTACCGTCGCTTTCGGTGTACTTGATGAGGTAGAGCGCGAGGAAGAGAAAGGGGTAGCCAAGGCCATCATTCGCTCCCGACTCGGCAACGATGATCTGCTGCAGGTCCTCGGGGACGTTCTCCTCGGCAAACCGGCCCTTGACAATCGTGGTGGAGAGAACCGGATCGGTCGGGGTGATGCAGGCCGCGATGGCGAGAGCGTGGACGAGGGGCAGGTCCGGGACGAGGAGCCAGACGACGGCACTGGTGCAGGTCCACATGCCGATCATGCCGgggccgaggaggaggcaGAGGGACTTCCACTCTGTGCGAAGGTAGCGGCTCGGCAGCTGGACGCCGGCGAGGACGAGCTGGACGCCGAGGACCAGGCGGCTGAAGTCGAGGGTCACGGAGGCGACGGCATCTTCGGAGACGGCGTATTCGCCGGGCTTGAGGAGCTTGGCGACGTGGGTGAAGGTTACGCCTCCGAGGAGGGAGACGACTTTTAGCAGTAGGGTTGGTTGGCCAGTGCGATTTGCCTTGTTGCAGCTGTGCCTAAACAGAGGCagaagaagcagaagaagaaagAACCACAGGTAAGGGGAAGCTATGGTTCACTTACGGGCTTCAGAGAGATACAGGTTCTCTTTGATGAGATACGAAAAGGTGCCGAATAAGACGAGCCATCCGCCGAGCACGCTAATCACCACGTTGAAATTCGTGATTGAAAGGTCCATGATGCCGCTCAATGTGCTGCAAGCAAGCAGCCCCGACTGGGTGCCTCGCCTTTGGGTCTCGACGCCTTGGGGTGAAGAAGGGGTTGAGTATGCTTCGGCTGCGACATGAAATGGAAAGGCCTCACGTTACGGGACCTGGCGGGATGCCGCTGCGATTACCAACTCGAGCTCGACCACGGAAATGCGCCCTGAACCAACTACACCAATACTCACAAAAGTAAGAAGGAGAGCATACGACAAGGGCAAATTGACTTGGATGTATGAAGAATCAAAATTGGAAATGTAGACCCGTTTGAATGGACATTCACGGCTATCGGATCGGATATCAATACTCGTTCATCACGTTAGATCGGGCAGCCGTTGTTTTCTCCCGCGAGCGCCCGCAAGACAGGACGAAGGAGGCCACCGATGGGAGCCCGCTCATCTATTTCGTTACTAGTCCCGATCTTCTGCTCTCATTTTACCACCTTACCTGTCACAGACTCACCCATCAGGTAGGATGAGGCATTTCAAGGCCACGGAGGCTTAGCCTTTAGCCCATGTCGGTAGCGCCCGCTAAAGCCAAGTTATCCTGACCCCCTTCTCGCAAACATGTGCCCCCTTGCCACTGGCCATCCATGATCAGGCCTGTTCGTGGTCCCCTACATTTTCAAGGGCTCATGCAGGGTTCTCTCGACTTTCAGAGCTACCGCGAAGAGCGCCTGACCGTCTTTTCTGACAATCCCATCTCGAATCTGCTTGAGACGGCCGCGGCTATTTGAGACTGCGGGGCAGAGTCATGCGCTCCATGTGCCGCCAGTATCTTGTTTTCCAGGATCTATCGATGCCTTTGGGACCTTGTTCTCGTCCACTCAAGCGCTGTAAGCCAGTGCCGTCATTGCCGTTGAAGAACTCCAGCAGCGAACTACCCCAGCTTCTCTCTCCGCATTCCCCGCTGCAAGATTCAATCCGAACCACTGGTGAACGTCTTAAGCAGTAGACGGATACCTTGGTTCAGCAAGACATAGTATCATGTCTCGAAATTCCGAGAGCTCATCGACTCACAACGGAACTGGTAGAACAAACGATGTTCTGCAGGCTTGTAGTGTTGAACACTGCCGGCATAGTGCTTACCCACGAATGAGCTCAGTAAGCTCATCTGAGAAGCCTTTAACTAGTCGCAACGAGGAAATCAACAATTCACTCCGCGAGAAACAATTTTGCCTCGCAACCTCATCGGATGATCCAAGTTATAAACATTAGTCATGGAGGGCCGCCCGCCTCTGAACGCCAACCAACGCTGTGCAAGACTTTAGACTGTcgcattcttattttatacaGCTCTCATCGCGCTTCATTTATGTATGCGTCCCGATTCGGCCTTGTTGCGTCTTGCCCTCTAGGCAGACCTAGCCGTATTAGTCGCGATAATGACCCAAAGGCAGTGAGATGAGATATTGGCCGTGTCTCCCATAGTATGTATGCACGAGGAGGGGTCGACTTCTTATTCAGTTTCATTGAACCATATATTCCATTGTGGCAAACGACGACCACATGATAACAGTTGGTAGCAGGATCTCGTCAAACTTCGCCGATTAAAAGAATTTCTTCAAACGTCATTGCTTTCGAAACCGAGCCTACATGACAGTAGTCTAACATGTCTACTCACTTTAGTATGTAGTTTCAGTCGGCTTGCATTCATTGAACATTACCAATATTCAGAAGTGAAGTTTCTCTCTCGAAAACAGCCTTCAACATCTTGGCAGAGCAGATGCAGGTGCTGCTGAAACCCAGATCTTACACCCTGTGACCCTTCATATTGCAGTATGAAGAAGACAACACCAAGGACGACACATTTTCCAGAGACCATGACTAACAATATTGCAGGCCGACCATCGGAGGATGTTTGATAAGTACGCCGAAGATGAGATGCATCGGCGGCGAAACGTCTCTCACATACCACTCCACCACAGATCTTGATGAGACGAGGTCTGACGCCCACTGGCAGCGGCTCGAATTTGACGACAGAGCGCACTGGTAGGATTGCGGGGACTTACAACGGCCCGAAGATCAACAGCACGATTGATTTCACACTCGAAAGATATCGTTGGGAAATGTGAGCTTTGGTATAAGATTTGGGCGGAGACCCTGAAAAGACGCGCTCTTCGCACGAGCCTTTCATCTTTTCTCATTGGTTTATTGTTTGTTGATAACTCATATCACGAATCTCATTCTAACTCAAGCGCTATCAGATAGCTACCACAGCCATCAATCATGGGTTCGATGGGAGAATATTCTGTGCCACAGGAGGCGGAGGCGGTGTTCCAACACGGCATTCTGAACAATCCCTTGATGAAGGACCTTCCCGGTGACCTCAAATCTCTCAGTCAACATGTCAAGTTTGAGGGTTCAAGCAAGCCAAGCGTTCCGATCAATTGGCGATTTGCCGAAAGCATCTCGGCTTTGAAAGCATTGGAGGCAACCATGCTTAACCGGCTAATTCTCAAGAAGTACAACAAGGAGCCGACGGATGTCACCATTAACACGTAAGCCATTTCATTTTAGTGACCTAAGTCTGCCCTGATCCCGTAGAAGGCCCTTGCAGAGGGAACTCACACAGTCTCTAGTGACCATGCAAGCTTGTTCTACTTTTCGCCTCTCATTGCCCAGCTCATCGGTAAGGATGGCAAGTTTACGCCCATGGCGCTTATGAACTTTGTGCCCGAGGCCATGAAGATGTTCCCAGAAACGGACAAGCACAGGACCGCCGCCAGCTTGCATCGAGCTTTGGTGACAAACATCCATAAGACAAAGGATGGACGGTATTACCAGCTTCACGGTGAGATACTCCTTCGCTGAACGAACTCAACCATAGGTCCTTTGGGCTCTCGCATCTGACGGAATTTTGTAGGCGGCATAAACCCCGACCCCATCCTCAAAGCTCTGGGCTTGCCTGAAAATGGCCCAGCGGATGACACTTACGAATCGGTCTTCGAGAGAACCCAAAATGTCATCGCCGAGATGGACTCCAAAGACCTGGACGCTTTACTCAACGACAAAGCGCAACAGTCTGGCACAATCGCTTGGTCGTCTGACGAATACTTTGCAAGCGAGCACGGCAAAGCAAACAGCAACGTCGGACTCTACGAGATCGCAAAAGTCCAAGGCTCCACACAGCCCGCATCTTGGTGGTCCGAAAACTCGAGCCTACCCTCGTCGGCCAAGAGACCCCTCGCCGGCCTCAAAATCGTGGATCTGACCCGAATTATCGCTGCCCCGGTCATTTCGCGCGATCTGGCGGAGATGGGCGCGAGCGTCATGCGCGTCACCTCAGATAAGATCACGGACATGTCTTCTCTGCACCAGGATCTCAACTGGGGCAAGTGGAATTGCCACTTGGATCTCACTAAGGACGAAGACAAGGAGAAGCTGAGGGCGTTGATCAGGGATGCTGATGTCGTTGTTGATGGGTACCGCCCTGGCGCCATGGAGAAGCACGGTTTCGGTCGCAAGGAGATTCTGGAGCTGGTGAAGGATCGCCAGCGAGGAATCATTCACGTCCGTGAGAATTGTTACGGATGGCATGGACCCTGGCAGGGGCGTGGTGGATGGCAGCAAATCAGTGACGCCGTGAGTGACATACTGCACAGGATCACTTTTGGAGACTTTACTGACAAGTAATCAAGTGCTGTGGTGTCTCGTTAGAGTATGGAAAGGCAATGGGTCTCGATGAGGCGGTTACTCCGGTGTTCCCGAACTCAGACTACTGGTATGTTAAGCACAGAAGAACTAATCCACTGATCTGGGATTATTagaaatatactaaaatGCGAGATAGTGCTGGAGTCTGCGGAAGCACTGCTGTTCTTGATGCTCTCATGAAGCGCGCCGAAGACGGAGGAAGCTATGGCGTCGACGTGAGTCTCGATCTACCGATGAAAATAATTCAACTTCAAGATGCTTTCCAGCTAACCCCATGTACACAAACAGGTCGCCCTCAACTACTATTCCCAATGGCTCGTCCGTTCATGCGGGACATATCCTGAACCTATCTGGAGAGAAGTCTGGGAGCGTCATGGATCACCCGTGTTCCGGCATTTCCACACAATGGCCCACAATGTCCCGGTCATGTCCAATCTGCTTCAGGAGTACGACGCGCAGGTTCTCTTCAACCCTCAGTTCTTCGAGATGCGAGTGTCAAAAGCGGTTGATGGAACTTTCTGGGTTGTCAAGCCTGTTCTGCAGTATGGCAACAACGCGGTTGAAATGAGGTACAATGTAGGCACGAGAGGTAATGGTGTTGACCAGCCTGTCTGGCCCGAAGATTTGTCTACGGAAGTGGTTGGAAAGTAAGTTTCTGATAGAACTGACCTACGCATTGGGCATTATGAATACAGCAACTATCGAA
The window above is part of the Colletotrichum lupini chromosome 9, complete sequence genome. Proteins encoded here:
- a CDS encoding MGS207 protein yields the protein HIFDVESPHLVESDDKRITHEEVTTFNWRKFLRQKPYTAAYAIFFDGEVAKYGGDWKKVVEDYVWAGHEPIINGFSGGLGHPFIHLAYAYEFDDEKVATEALSMGCTEYDPTHEILDNPPPDTSTYKTKSIKEVLGRIRADKRFDGYVNSPGFVNLFTLLGRFKFEVIEHWHAWVVEDPDSQLGDCAKMAAGLFMETRNNEEGMFDFFVAHILTFAHALRILLPLWSHEQKVSVMRQYGLYAMMVYIAQLRPGLDWDEEGLSKGGETPAWDTIFNNSLNSKWMTDVHFPKVVRGMKVVEETWGASGGLYQRAADVFVNEFNGWGGYGVGVEAAFGLTGVA
- a CDS encoding sodium/hydrogen exchanger family protein, translated to MSIQTAEAYSTPSSPQGVETQRRGTQSGLLACSTLSGIMDLSITNFNVVISVLGGWLVLFGTFSYLIKENLYLSEALVSLLGGVTFTHVAKLLKPGEYAVSEDAVASVTLDFSRLVLGVQLVLAGVQLPSRYLRTEWKSLCLLLGPGMIGMWTCTSAVVWLLVPDLPLVHALAIAACITPTDPVLSTTIVKGRFAEENVPEDLQQIIVAESGANDGLGYPFLFLALYLIKYTESDGNPASSEGGFGAALSLFFGQTCVYVVLMSVFYGWVVGLLAQRLLHWAERRKYVERECFLLFPIGMAIFILGTCGMVGSDDVLACFIAGNVFTWNDWFRLETVEDPVQPAVDMMLNMAIFMWLGAVCPWESFWNSELISPGRLVALGILVLLLRRLPVILGLHRYIRQIRGSRQALFVGYFGPIGVSAIFYLYVGLEFLETLTDDDGQRADAKQLGETMLVTIWFLIICSIVIHGISVPIAKLGKSTYDRFFRRSVSLPA
- a CDS encoding cation transporter; this encodes MYVLGLGDQVCQARSRVPSSDAVAVAVALDVLLAHQQRSRPSFSRNPRMSSSSSLERWLARFSGRLRRYLPPLNFITIHYAYFILVCLITSVIFWGSSDPAFSVSYTDSLFLVVSAMTEAGLNTVNLSQLTAWQQTLPFFLLLLGSTIWVSIWTVLARKHVFEKRFDEIVRAERARKLSRQGSTISLGLPRLPLDLPRLQMAFSFGKSQSAPPPPGQSLRATKTAESEKGETRADNKRADDAEASPKDRHRPTLEDAPEDVPGSTQEVTDSQAPGHITFDDAPHPNVADNQATSTGVSLPGNPNGPARPLRRPYNASVDLTTADADARNFLKHRTASRHGQFHDLSSDERDHLGGCEYRALKVLAMLVPTYFFLWQVLASLALGAWMNNYMPDTARANGINPWWLGIFNAVSAFNNSGMSLLDANMIPFQQAPYVLITMGLLILAGNTAYPLFLRLIIWSSLRILNLTTREDAFIDLKATLAFILKYPRRVYTNLFPSRPSWWLLFMLISLNSVDWVAFEVLNIGNSVIEKIPTGYRVLNGLFQALAVRSGGFYVVPISGLFIGLQLLYVIMMYISVYPVVITMRHSNIYEERSLGIYSDDIDTASEIDPEVADPLLPTGSRPPTLTRTTSIGAASARPSVLARRLSRSGPVIEARRVFKSTFMSFHGVGVVPPKGPGLRQSAAEQGESRVSFISHQIRGQLAHDLWWLVLAVLIITIIETSKFIQDPVTFSVFNIIFEVVSAYGTVGISVGIPTDAYSFCGAWHVGSKLVLCLDGSSIGMKRRTIRYGGAGQSSWNGRITCRLPQGTFIRHFEKNHSIANSSKIDAVYT